One genomic region from Henningerozyma blattae CBS 6284 chromosome 2, complete genome encodes:
- the DAK1 gene encoding dihydroxyacetone kinase (similar to Saccharomyces cerevisiae DAK1 (YML070W); ancestral locus Anc_4.334) — translation MTVKSFEVSEPLESSLKGFCLGKSFNYFSTRRKILFRKTDSKKVAIISGGGSGHEPAHAGFVGKGMLGAAVCGDVFASPSTKQILNAIQLVNENSNGVLLIVKNYTGDVLHFGLSAERARALGINCEVVVVGDDTAVGREKGGMVGRRALAGTVLVHKITGAFAEEYSEKYGLAGTSKVAKIINENLVTIGTSLEHCKVPGRKFESNLESTQMELGMGIHNEPGVKVLEPIPSTEDIISKYMLPSLLDSTDKDRYFVDFEKDDEVALLINNLGGVSNFIISSIASYTNDFLKTNYAIEPVKVITGTLMTAFNGNGFSITLLNATKATNELKKNFPEIHSVLDLLNAETNAPGWTVHPVDTKAPSVNKSLLEGEIKVKDAGSYDYDLFAKWMKAGAAQLIKSEPHITSLDTKVGDGDCGYTLVSGANGITENLPKFSKKSLSEAIAQLSDVIEETMGGTSGGLYSILLSGLSHGLIQVCKDENTSVTKDLLAQAFEISLETLYKYTNARVGSSTMVDALEPFVKEFSKSKDFKKAVQAADAGAKSTGTFEAKFGRASYVGDSSSIEDPGAVGLVEFLKGIESVF, via the coding sequence atgactGTTAAATCCTTCGAAGTATCTGAACCATTAGAATCAAGTTTGAAAGGTTTTTGCCTTGGCAAATCCTTCAATTACTTTAGTAccagaagaaaaatattattcagAAAGACTGATTCAAAAAAAGTGGCTATTATTTCTGGTGGTGGTAGTGGTCATGAACCAGCACATGCTGGTTTCGTCGGCAAAGGTATGTTAGGAGCTGCTGTTTGTGGTGATGTTTTTGCATCACCATCAACTAAACAGATCTTAAATGCAATTCAATTGGTTAATGAAAATTCCAATGGTGTTTTGTTGATTGTTAAAAACTATACCGGTGATGTCTTACATTTTGGTTTATCTGCTGAAAGAGCAAGAGCTTTAGGAATCAATTGTGAAGTTGTAGTAGTTGGTGATGATACTGCAGTTGGTAGAGAAAAGGGTGGTATGGTTGGTAGAAGAGCTTTAGCTGGTACTGTCTTAGTTCATAAGATTACTGGTGCTTTTGCTGAAGAATATTCTGAAAAATATGGTTTAGCAGGTACATCTAAAGTTGCCaagattattaatgaaaatttggTCACTATTGGTACTTCTTTAGAACATTGTAAAGTTCCAGGTAGAAAATTTGAAAGTAACTTGGAATCCACTCAAATGGAACTAGGTATGGGTATTCACAATGAACCAGGTGTTAAAGTTTTAGAACCAATTCCATCAACAGAAGATATTATCTCCAAGTATATGTTGCCAAGTCTTTTAGATTCAACTGATAAGGATAGATATTTtgttgattttgaaaaggATGATGAAGTTGCATTGTTGATTAATAACCTGGGTGGTGTTAgtaatttcatcatctcTTCAATTGCCTCTTATACTAAtgattttttgaaaacaaATTATGCTATTGAACCTGTTAAGGTTATTACTGGTACATTGATGACTGCATTTAATGGTAATGGGTTTAGTATTACCTTATTAAATGCTACAAAGGCTACCaatgaattaaagaaaaactTCCCAGAAATTCATTCTGTTTTAGACTTATTAAATGCTGAAACTAATGCTCCTGGTTGGACTGTCCACCCAGTAGACACAAAGGCTCCTTCTGTTAATAAGTCTCTATTAGAAGGTGAAATTAAGGTCAAGGATGCTGGTTCGTATGATTATGACCTATTTGCTAAATGGATGAAAGCAGGTGCTGCTCAACTTATTAAAAGTGAACCACATATTACTTCATTAGATACCAAGGTAGGTGATGGTGACTGTGGTTATACTTTAGTGTCTGGTGCTAATGGTATTACAGAAAATTTGccaaaattttccaaaaaatcattatctGAAGCTATTGCTCAATTATCTGATGTAATTGAAGAAACAATGGGTGGTACTTCTGGTGGGTTATACTCAATCTTACTTTCAGGTTTATCACATGGTTTAATCCAAGTTTGCAAGGACGAAAATACCTCTGTTACAAAAGATTTATTGGCTCAAgcatttgaaatttctttagagactttatataaatatactaACGCTAGAGTTGGTTCGTCCACTATGGTTGATGCTTTAGAACCATttgttaaagaattttctaaatcaaaAGATTTCAAGAAGGCAGTTCAAGCTGCAGATGCAGGTGCAAAATCAACAGGTACATTTGAAGCCAAATTTGGAAGAGCCTCTTACGTAGGTGATTCTTCTAGTATTGAAGATCCAGGTGCTGTTGGTCTTGTAGAATTTTTGAAGGGTATCGAATCTGTTTTTTAG